TGCGGGATAAGATGTACAAAGTTTGTATTTAATGTCTCCTTATCAATGACGAACCCTGTTAAAACAGGTAAATTCCATCCCGAATACCCAAATACAAGCCCCGATAATACGTAGGCAAACATACCGACAAGAAGCAATATAAGCGAAATGAAAAATAACATCGTCACATATTTACTAAGGAGTATTTTCCAGCGCCGAATTGGCCTCGTAAGAAGCATTTTCATCGTACCATCACTTCGTTCTCCTGAAACGATATCAATTGCGACAATCATAACGAGCAATGGAATAAATAAAGTTATTCCTTGTTCAATAAACGCCCTCACAAATGTTGGAGCTCCTGGTGCAGTCGGATTAATATCATGATCTAAATAATATTGTTGCTGTTCCACCCTCACTTTTAGCCAATCACGCCACTCTTCTGGCAACCTAGAATTATTCAAACGATTTTGCGAATCAACAATTTGTTGCTGAAGCGACACTTTCCAATCACTCGTACCAAGTCTTTTTTGCGTAGTTTGTATTTCACGATATTGCGCATAAACAAAAAGCGGAATCAAAATGGCTAAAATAAGCATGACGACGAAAATACGTTTCTTCCGATAAATTTTCTCAGACTCATTTAAAACAAGATTTGCAAATTCACGCATGCTGCTCACCCCTCGTGAGTTCAATAAATAAATCTTCTAACGTAAACACAATTTCTTTCACACTGTGCACATCTATACCGTTCTCTACAAAATGCTTATTCCATGTACTAATGGATGCAAGATCCATACGGCATACTAAACGCTCATGATCTATACTAATTTCCCTTACTTCCTCTGCAAATTCCAACATACCTTTCGCTTTTGAAATCGGTGTAACAATCCATTCCACACGATCACTTGCCGTTTTTACTAACTCTTCAATAGGTGCAACTGTAATCATTCTTCCCTTATGAATAATAGCAACGCGATCACATATCATTTGCACTTCACTTAGCAAATGGCTTGAAATGAATACGCTCATATTTTCTTCTTTCACAAGCTTATGTATAAACTCTCTCAATTCTCTTATACCAGCGGGATCTAAACCATTTGTCGGCTCATCCAATATTAGCAGTTTCGGATTCCCAAGAAGAGCCTGAGCAATTCCGAGACGTTGCTTCATACCAAGAGAATACGTTTTCACTTTATCGTGAATACGTTCATCTAAATGAACCATCTTTGCAATTTCTATAATACGTTCGTCCGATATATCACCAAGCATACGTGCAAATTGCTTTAAGTTTTCCCATCCCGTTAAATACGTATAGAGTTCTGGATTTTCGACAATACTTCCAATTTGGCGCATCGCTTCCCGGAAGTTCTCTTTAATAGAATAACCACCAACAGAAATTGTTCCTTCCGTCGCTTTAATAAGACCGACTAACATGCGAATCGTTGTTGTTTTTCCAGCTCCATTTGGTCCTAAAAAGCCGAACACTTCTCCCTGTTTTACGTCAAACGAAATATTTTCTACAAGCGTCTTCTTTCCAATGACCTTTTTTACATCCCGTACTGAAAGTATCATCGTCATTTTATCCCTCCTTCTTCTAGTTTTAACTTACTTACAACATTTTGAACTAATCGTTCTGCCATATATGAGTAACCTACTTCATTCGGATGAAAATGATCTGAGTATAGCAACTCTTTACCATGATTTTGGAATAAATCAAATGTCGGTGTAATATATACATTTTTATCATTTATTGCTAACTTCTCTAAAGATGCATTCCAATCAACGACAATATTTGATGAACCTTTTAAGTCTTCTACATCTTCAAAAGGATTGTATAAACCTAGCCAAAAGATAGGGCTATCTGCATTTAACTTACGAATTTCTTCTATAATCTTCTTCGCTTGCTTTTGAAATGTTTCTGCATCTGGACGGTACGTCTCTAAATCTATCTTTCCAAGTGATTCCCATCCTGGAAATAAGTCGTTTCCTCCAATCGTTAAAACAACTATATCTGCTTTCTTAATGGAATATTGAGCTCCACTGCTCTCTATTTGCTTTAATAAGTCTGGCATTTTCGCACCACTAACAGCTAAATTTGTTAGTGCAACTTTTTGTTTATAATCTTTTTGCAAGTCTTCTTTCATGCGCCCAATATAACCAATTCCTTCTTTATCACCAACGCCACGCGTTAAAGAATCACCTAAACTAACTACTTGTAACGTTCCTGCTTTCTTCTTTTCTTCAGCCTTCACATCTGTTTTCGTAATTAATTTTGAAGCTTTCGGATTTAATACATCATTCACACCCGAAACAAAACCGTATGCGAATAAACAGAACGATGCAATTGTAATGAGCAGAATTACCTTCACTAATTTTGATCTCATATCAAAACCCCTTTAGCCCTCATAGATTGTCCATAATTATACCAAATGAATTTTTGAAAAGCGATTTTCGCACCTTCCTTATTATGTCGTTTCCCTCTCTATAAGTTGTGGCAACAACTCTATATGTTTCACGCCTAATTTTACATCATTAATTTTTTCATACAGTAATTCGAATGCTTTTATACCAACTTCTTTACTAGAGTGAGAAATCGTTGTAATTCCTACTATATCCGCTACTTCTTGATCATCGCATCCGATAATTGTAAGCTCCTCTGGAATACGAACTCCATGTTTTTTTGCCTCTGTCACCATACCTGCTGCAATATGATTACAAGAAACAAGAAAAGCTGTCGGTTTTACTCGCATATTAAGCCACGCTCTTATTACATTGCGCCCATCTTCCACCACAAAACACCCTTTAAATTTCCAATTATCTAAAGAAGCTACGGAAATATGTTGAAGAGCATCCTCATATGCTTGTT
The DNA window shown above is from Bacillus clarus and carries:
- a CDS encoding ABC transporter permease — encoded protein: MREFANLVLNESEKIYRKKRIFVVMLILAILIPLFVYAQYREIQTTQKRLGTSDWKVSLQQQIVDSQNRLNNSRLPEEWRDWLKVRVEQQQYYLDHDINPTAPGAPTFVRAFIEQGITLFIPLLVMIVAIDIVSGERSDGTMKMLLTRPIRRWKILLSKYVTMLFFISLILLLVGMFAYVLSGLVFGYSGWNLPVLTGFVIDKETLNTNFVHLIPQWQYILMAYGLAWFVAIVVGTISFMVSVLIRNTPAGMGVMLAALIAGGILSSFATSWEGAKYIFSVNLSLTDYLSGKLPALQGLSMGFSLMNLTVWAVVSLIISFVVFTKQDMVN
- a CDS encoding ABC transporter ATP-binding protein, giving the protein MTMILSVRDVKKVIGKKTLVENISFDVKQGEVFGFLGPNGAGKTTTIRMLVGLIKATEGTISVGGYSIKENFREAMRQIGSIVENPELYTYLTGWENLKQFARMLGDISDERIIEIAKMVHLDERIHDKVKTYSLGMKQRLGIAQALLGNPKLLILDEPTNGLDPAGIRELREFIHKLVKEENMSVFISSHLLSEVQMICDRVAIIHKGRMITVAPIEELVKTASDRVEWIVTPISKAKGMLEFAEEVREISIDHERLVCRMDLASISTWNKHFVENGIDVHSVKEIVFTLEDLFIELTRGEQHA
- a CDS encoding SGNH/GDSL hydrolase family protein yields the protein MRSKLVKVILLITIASFCLFAYGFVSGVNDVLNPKASKLITKTDVKAEEKKKAGTLQVVSLGDSLTRGVGDKEGIGYIGRMKEDLQKDYKQKVALTNLAVSGAKMPDLLKQIESSGAQYSIKKADIVVLTIGGNDLFPGWESLGKIDLETYRPDAETFQKQAKKIIEEIRKLNADSPIFWLGLYNPFEDVEDLKGSSNIVVDWNASLEKLAINDKNVYITPTFDLFQNHGKELLYSDHFHPNEVGYSYMAERLVQNVVSKLKLEEGGIK